Part of the Clarias gariepinus isolate MV-2021 ecotype Netherlands chromosome 25, CGAR_prim_01v2, whole genome shotgun sequence genome is shown below.
TAGCTCATTTCAGAGGTggacaaagtacacaaatcctgtaattaagtaaaagtagatATTTCCTATGGCAAATATTACTCAGGTAAAAGTCGAAGTCCTGGATTTACCTGTGTATTTGAGTATAAGTACAGAAATGacctttaaatttattttattatcaaatGTACAGGGCTTGTATTCGcttacagtagtttttttttttaagtaaaaattctctctctctctctctgctttccgATTTCCCGATGTTTTTGTTGCTCTCTGCGAGCAGCTCCGCTTCTCTTCCCTAAACTTCTGTTGCGTTATTAGGCATCTCAAATGGAAAGCAAGTCACGCAATTAcacataatagtcagcaggtggcggTATTCACGCTTTAAATGCTACTCACTATTGTCGTTAGGTAACGCGACGTCACGCAGAGTAAAAGTACTTATACACAGTACTTGACTTGTTTTCGCTATACTTTTGAGTGAAGTGAAATGCATATAGAATATTCTAGTCAATTTAATTACagataaatgaaatataaactTAAGTCCAGAAATTAAGTAAATGTACTAGGTTACCTTTCACCTCTGCTTATGGTTTTTACATGGATCATGAGGCAGACACACCGATCAGAGAGCAACACTCAAAGTGTTATTCAATTCAAGAACTACCACAGTGCAGTAGGTCAGAATCAATCAGAGAAAACTATAAACAATAAGTTTATGGTATTATTTTTTGgccttgtttaatttttaaatgcattttttgtttatgattaataaataagtgTTATAAACAGGATTACAGTACCAGAGATATTATTGGTTTGACTTtcatttagtaaaaaaataaaataaaataaacttatttgTATTCCTATACTCTTTCATTAACTGtcaatatataaataactttagaatttatttagctgttcaagagttttttttttttttggtttattgcaTAATTTATGATTCTAACCCTCCTTTAAAAGGTCTAAATGTAACTTGTTCAAACTGGATAGATTGGTGAAGTGAATACAAACACCTCAGCTCTTGCTGTAAAATACACTGTGATGGATCCCTGGTGtgctttctgtttaaaaaaaaaaaaaagccagtggAGTTCTGATTTGGAGACAAGGCACATCCTTGTTTTATGTCCAAATCAGAACTTCATCGTTTTGCCAGTGCTGAGAATTGAAGAATCAattgtttaaaacttttatagGACATAAGGACAGGCTGGTTACTTGTGTTATTTGTTAGAAAAGAATGAGttagaaaataattacaattattatagtgtgttattTTGGAAATTTTATGCACACTGTTTACAACCTGCTTATAACTTGCTTCCACTTAGagattatccatccatccattccatATTAGGCTTGGTGAACAATTTAAGGCTTGCCATAAATGTGGATTATTTTACACTAATTAAATGAGGTCTGGATTCTGGTAGTACAGGGCTGACAGATTCTCCTTCTTAGCATTACTTGCTTGAATTGCAATATCATACTTTAGTTGCTGAGCTGCCACCCACTGGTGTGCTCATGTGAGAAAAGATAACACAAaatttaagtatatttaaagtaaacttaaataatttttttcattgtgtaaagctgctttgcgacaaagacaattgttaaaagtgctatacaaataaaataaaattaaattgaattatataGTAAGTGATACTACTTTACACACTACAACATCTAAAGAGGTATATAGTATAGAATACACACAGGACTAATTATTGGTTAGATTggtatatttaaagcaaatgTCCATCATTTGTGACAGTGTAGCAGATATTTAATCTGCATTACTGGTCAGCATTAAATTAAGCACATTTTGGTTTTACACTAGTAATCTTACCAGGAAGAGGAACTGCTTGAGACACTGCAGACACAAAAAGAACTTTACAGAGAAGCAGGACGCAAGAAAACCACATGTTTAATTCAACGAATCTAACATGAGcggctttttcatttttattttcacccTTTACTGTAAGTATATTTCTCAAGCATGcttattatattttagatttatgtACAGAATAAATCATTAAtgcattaaaagtttaaagttttaaaatgaatttatacCATCAATATCTTGTATTAACAactatgaaatattttattttcactgaATAGTAAAATTAGTGCTTTTCTGTTCTGTGTGCAGGTGTTGCCAGTCAGGCAttaatgaattttaattttaaaactgaAGCATCTGTCACTATCCCTtgtgattataataaaaaatatatacagcatAAGAAATACTGGTGCTATGGTACATACTTCAATTCCTGCAAAATTCAGGCGTATACCAATCAAACAAAGAAGAGTGTGACAGTGACTGATAACCCAGCTGAGAGTCTCTTTACTGTGACTATGAAAAATCTCCAGCCAGGAGACACTGGATGGTACTGGTGTGCTGTAGAGATAGGTGACATAACAGAGCCAGATGTTAAAGAAGAAATTTATATCACAGTAAAAGCAGGTATTAAGTTACAATCTGAAAAATATTAGTGAACTTATCAGGGTTTTTAGGTtgcttaaaattaattaaacataacGTACTGTGAATATATTCTCAGATCTTGATCTGTCTGTGAAGGACAGCAGAGTGAGAGGTGAAGAAGGTGGCAGTGTTACTGTCCAGTGTCACTACAGCACTGAGTATCAGAATAAAGAGAAGCAGTGGTGCCGATTCAAAGACAAGTACTGCATCACATTTAAAAGGACTGTCACATCCCAGAATTCAGCAGTGAAGCTCAGTGATGATGGGAGAGGATCCATTAGTGTGGAGATGAGAGGACTGAAGAAGAGTGATGCTGGCTGGTACTGGTGCAGTGCAGGAGATCTGCAGGTTCCTGTTCACGTCAGTGTCAGTGATCCACCTCCAGGTATTATCACACAGACTCATCCCTGATTTAAAATATGATTAGATGGAAATtacactgacttttttttcttagttgtgACTAAACCATTGACCACAACCACTCACCATGTCAGTATTTACACGTAAGTACAAAATATCCATTTTATCTGGACATGCTACTGTCAGACGTAGTTTTACaaattttctatatttataaCTTATTCAAAGAATAATGTGAGCCTAATGTACAAAACAAACACCCCTTTGATAAGTACACTTTGGCCAGTACAGGAGATATAACCTTGCTGGTACTACTATTTTCATGACATACAAACACTTAGtgaccactttattaggaacactaacTGTATACACTTGCTTATTCAGCTTGTCACAGCATTAGTCAATGCGCCAGTCAGCAGGTGTTCTTAAAAAATGTCTAGTTTGCATATGATGTGTTCTATGAAATGAATGGATTACATTTAATTGTGCTTGAAATAAGCATCAACTAAGTACCATTTTACCCATTAATTATGATCATGtagcaaaattaaattaaactccaTAAAGTTTACTACATtgtgcaaagtaaaaaaaaaaaataaaaaaaaactttaatgacATATCCAGGCTTGTCCATACCTTCACTACACAAAGTTCACAAACTGAGGGTGActtaatttataaatgtaagtGCTAGTCAAGA
Proteins encoded:
- the LOC128513467 gene encoding transmembrane domain-containing protein TMIGD3-like; translation: MNFNFKTEASVTIPCDYNKKYIQHKKYWCYGTYFNSCKIQAYTNQTKKSVTVTDNPAESLFTVTMKNLQPGDTGWYWCAVEIGDITEPDVKEEIYITVKADLDLSVKDSRVRGEEGGSVTVQCHYSTEYQNKEKQWCRFKDKYCITFKRTVTSQNSAVKLSDDGRGSISVEMRGLKKSDAGWYWCSAGDLQVPVHVSVSDPPPGIITQTHP